A stretch of the Sphingobacterium thalpophilum genome encodes the following:
- a CDS encoding NADP-dependent oxidoreductase: protein MKAIVLKTFGGIENLSYEDIEKPKIEADEVLIKVKALSINPVDVKVRGRQAPLAEDLVSYQSLILGWDISGEIIEKGEAVSHLAIGDEVFGMVNFPGHGRAYAEYVAARADQLALKPRNISHTEAAASTLAALTAWQAFDSYGKLRPTDRVLIHAASGGVGHFAVQIAKYIGAHVIATASAANKDFVLGLGADEYMDYTSTAFEEVLEPVDFVLEAIGGSNFQKSVHVLKPFGTIVTLPSGHVKADEWKAQEKKLHACYFMSVYSSGDDMRSIASLLESGVLKPHISHIFSFDEVGKAHMQIETGHTVGKVVVKL, encoded by the coding sequence ATGAAAGCAATTGTCTTGAAAACATTTGGCGGCATCGAAAATCTATCCTATGAAGATATTGAAAAGCCTAAAATTGAAGCCGATGAGGTATTGATTAAAGTAAAAGCGCTAAGCATTAATCCTGTTGACGTCAAAGTGCGTGGTAGACAGGCTCCATTGGCAGAAGATCTCGTAAGCTACCAGTCCCTGATCCTGGGTTGGGATATATCAGGAGAGATTATTGAGAAAGGGGAGGCCGTAAGCCACCTAGCCATTGGAGATGAGGTATTTGGGATGGTCAATTTCCCCGGTCACGGCAGAGCCTACGCGGAGTATGTCGCAGCACGAGCAGATCAGCTTGCCCTAAAACCTCGTAATATAAGCCATACGGAAGCTGCTGCAAGCACACTCGCAGCTTTGACCGCATGGCAGGCATTCGATAGTTATGGTAAACTGAGACCGACTGATCGCGTCCTAATTCATGCAGCATCAGGCGGAGTGGGGCATTTTGCCGTACAGATCGCAAAATATATCGGAGCGCATGTTATTGCAACTGCATCAGCAGCTAACAAAGATTTTGTTTTAGGTTTGGGGGCAGACGAATATATGGATTATACAAGCACAGCCTTTGAGGAGGTGTTGGAGCCCGTTGACTTTGTTCTTGAAGCCATTGGTGGTAGTAATTTTCAAAAATCCGTGCATGTGCTGAAGCCATTTGGGACAATAGTAACCTTACCTTCGGGGCATGTTAAGGCCGATGAATGGAAAGCTCAGGAGAAGAAACTTCATGCCTGTTATTTTATGTCGGTGTACTCCAGTGGGGATGATATGCGTTCCATTGCATCGCTACTGGAGAGCGGAGTGCTGAAACCGCACATTTCCCATATTTTCAGTTTTGACGAAGTGGGTAAGGCACATATGCAGATTGAAACGGGCCATACAGTTGGTAAAGTTGTCGTCAAGTTATGA
- a CDS encoding SDR family oxidoreductase: MEQFNFNNELSDKIALVTGGTKGTGRAIAERLLQAGATVVITARNSPELENSKLHFIASDLSTAEGAQKVVSEVLSSYGRLDILINNLGGSSTPAGGFAALSDEDWESTLQANLLAPIRLDRGFLPQMIERKNGVIIHIASIQGKLPLYDSTLPYAAAKAGLRNYSKSLSNEVTPKGVRVLTVSPGWINTTASEAWLGEIARKSNSTIEEAQQDVMDALGGIPFGRPAEPAEVAELVGFLVSPRASYLTGTEYVIDGGTVPTI; encoded by the coding sequence ATGGAACAATTTAATTTCAACAATGAGTTATCAGACAAGATTGCCTTGGTAACAGGTGGTACTAAAGGTACTGGAAGGGCTATTGCGGAAAGGCTGCTACAGGCTGGTGCAACAGTGGTGATTACCGCCAGAAATTCACCTGAACTAGAAAACAGCAAGCTGCATTTCATTGCTTCCGATCTGAGTACAGCAGAGGGGGCTCAAAAAGTAGTGAGCGAAGTGCTTTCGAGCTATGGCAGACTAGATATCCTGATAAACAACCTCGGTGGATCATCTACGCCTGCTGGCGGGTTCGCTGCACTCAGCGATGAGGATTGGGAATCGACATTGCAGGCTAACCTTTTGGCTCCGATCCGTCTGGACAGGGGTTTTCTACCGCAGATGATAGAACGCAAAAACGGAGTGATCATCCACATTGCATCTATTCAGGGCAAACTACCTCTATACGATTCAACTTTACCTTACGCAGCGGCTAAAGCAGGATTGAGAAACTATAGCAAAAGCTTATCGAACGAGGTTACTCCTAAAGGCGTTCGTGTGCTGACGGTTTCTCCCGGCTGGATCAATACCACCGCATCGGAGGCCTGGCTGGGCGAAATTGCAAGAAAGTCCAACAGTACCATAGAAGAAGCGCAACAAGACGTAATGGATGCGTTGGGAGGTATTCCTTTCGGTAGACCTGCTGAACCTGCAGAAGTAGCTGAACTCGTCGGCTTCCTTGTTTCGCCAAGAGCCAGTTATCTAACAGGAACAGAATATGTAATTGACGGCGGAACAGTACCGACTATTTAA
- a CDS encoding winged helix-turn-helix transcriptional regulator — translation MYERKIIPNLNCGLDLIGEVLYGKWKIRLLWFIEQGHKRPSELQRKIPDASRRVLNIQLKELEDHELVIKKIYPVVPPKVEYSLTDFGKSLIPVISALGHWGDQHEERLRRVILKRIPG, via the coding sequence ATGTATGAGAGAAAAATAATTCCGAACCTGAACTGCGGTCTTGACCTGATAGGTGAAGTGCTTTATGGCAAATGGAAAATACGGCTGCTCTGGTTTATTGAACAAGGGCACAAAAGACCCAGTGAATTGCAGCGTAAAATACCGGATGCCTCTCGACGGGTACTGAACATCCAGCTGAAAGAACTGGAGGATCACGAGCTTGTCATCAAGAAAATATATCCTGTCGTACCACCAAAAGTAGAATATTCGCTCACAGATTTTGGGAAGAGTTTGATTCCGGTGATTTCCGCATTGGGACACTGGGGTGATCAACACGAAGAACGACTGAGAAGAGTAATTTTAAAACGAATTCCAGGATAA
- a CDS encoding SDR family NAD(P)-dependent oxidoreductase, translating to MDIQLKGKRALVTGASSGLGEAIAKMLATEGAMVIIHGRNVERAEAVAAEIDASGGSVAVAIGDLMTDEGADAVAAAALSCGPVDILVNNAGVTSHKAWGEASTQDWLELYNTNVVSYVRMIQRIVPQMKELGWGRVIHIGGGLAIQPIKEQPHYNATLAARHNMSASLARQLKDTGITSNIVSPGAIINPMVEQWLEQAAPKFGWGTDMDEISFHLSWNSF from the coding sequence ATGGACATACAATTAAAGGGTAAACGTGCCCTGGTAACCGGAGCTAGTTCCGGATTGGGCGAAGCTATTGCCAAAATGCTCGCGACTGAAGGTGCCATGGTAATTATACATGGGCGTAACGTTGAACGTGCCGAAGCTGTAGCTGCGGAGATTGACGCTTCCGGTGGATCAGTAGCAGTAGCTATCGGAGACCTTATGACAGATGAAGGCGCCGATGCCGTAGCTGCAGCAGCACTCTCATGCGGACCGGTGGATATACTGGTCAATAATGCCGGAGTTACTTCGCACAAAGCGTGGGGTGAAGCAAGTACGCAGGACTGGCTTGAGCTGTACAATACCAACGTGGTTTCTTATGTACGTATGATACAACGCATCGTTCCACAGATGAAGGAGCTCGGCTGGGGCAGAGTGATACACATCGGTGGTGGTCTGGCCATACAGCCCATAAAGGAACAGCCACATTATAATGCTACTCTTGCCGCGCGGCATAATATGTCCGCTTCGCTGGCGAGGCAGCTTAAAGATACGGGTATCACCTCTAATATCGTATCACCCGGAGCCATCATCAATCCCATGGTGGAACAATGGCTCGAGCAAGCAGCTCCTAAATTTGGCTGGGGAACGGACATGGACGAGATTTCCTTCCACTTATCCTGGAATTCGTTTTAA
- a CDS encoding aldo/keto reductase — protein sequence MSEITKIQLGHNGPMVSKLGLGCMRMSSVWGGPTADETESIATIHQALDNGINFLNTGDFYGAGHNEMLIGKAIKGRRDDAFISVKFGAMFHNGQWIGLDLRPASIKNFVNYSLTRLGIDTIDLYQPCRMDGSVPTEDIIGTIAGLVEEGKVRHIGVSEITPEQLREANSVYPISALEIGYSLADRQIERELLPAAKELGIAVVAFANTAEGLLTGDLQLPFPLEDYRNHFSRFQGDNLIHNLKKVDVLKEMARSKGATPTQLAIAWVKEQGENFMPLVSMSRRSRLPENIAAMDIVFTTEEMNILNSTFAAGAIKGSTYLER from the coding sequence ATGTCAGAAATTACGAAAATTCAATTAGGTCATAACGGACCTATGGTTTCAAAACTTGGTCTGGGATGCATGCGGATGTCATCAGTATGGGGTGGCCCGACAGCGGATGAAACGGAAAGTATAGCTACTATTCATCAAGCCTTGGATAACGGAATCAACTTCCTGAATACGGGAGACTTTTATGGTGCAGGTCACAACGAAATGCTCATTGGAAAAGCGATTAAGGGAAGACGGGATGATGCTTTTATCAGTGTCAAATTTGGCGCTATGTTCCACAACGGTCAATGGATCGGTCTGGATCTGCGGCCTGCATCAATCAAAAACTTTGTGAATTACTCGCTGACACGGCTGGGAATTGATACGATTGATCTTTACCAGCCGTGCAGAATGGATGGCAGCGTTCCGACTGAAGATATCATCGGAACAATCGCCGGACTTGTTGAGGAAGGCAAAGTCCGCCATATCGGCGTGTCGGAGATAACTCCCGAGCAGCTTCGGGAAGCCAACAGTGTTTATCCGATCAGTGCATTGGAGATCGGCTATTCTTTGGCAGACCGTCAGATCGAACGTGAGCTGCTGCCCGCTGCTAAAGAATTGGGAATTGCTGTAGTAGCTTTTGCCAATACGGCTGAAGGCCTCTTAACGGGTGACCTGCAATTACCTTTCCCGCTGGAGGATTACCGAAATCACTTCTCCCGTTTTCAGGGCGATAATCTCATACATAATCTCAAAAAAGTCGACGTTCTGAAGGAGATGGCTCGCAGCAAAGGTGCCACACCTACACAGCTGGCAATAGCCTGGGTCAAGGAACAGGGCGAGAACTTCATGCCATTGGTCAGCATGAGCCGAAGATCAAGACTGCCTGAAAACATAGCGGCTATGGATATTGTCTTTACAACGGAGGAAATGAACATTTTAAACAGTACCTTTGCAGCAGGGGCCATCAAAGGCAGCACCTATCTAGAACGATAA
- a CDS encoding ClbS/DfsB family four-helix bundle protein: protein MAVPVNKEELKKAIETNYDKLKNELSTIPDELTTVTDLEGHAKGTTMSINNLVSYLIGWGELVLKWNWKKDNNELVDFPETGYKWNELGKLAQKFYKDYEHLDFRTLCDKLDETVSQVLNLIEQKSNAELYQISWYEKWTLGRMIQFNTSSPYTNSRRRIRQWKKQHNIT, encoded by the coding sequence ATGGCTGTACCCGTTAATAAAGAAGAATTAAAAAAAGCTATTGAAACGAATTATGATAAGCTGAAAAATGAATTATCGACCATTCCTGATGAATTAACGACCGTCACAGATCTAGAAGGACACGCAAAAGGTACCACAATGAGTATTAATAATCTTGTTTCTTATCTGATTGGATGGGGAGAATTGGTACTGAAGTGGAATTGGAAAAAAGACAATAATGAGCTGGTAGATTTTCCAGAAACTGGATATAAATGGAATGAGCTCGGCAAGCTCGCACAGAAATTCTATAAAGATTATGAGCACCTTGACTTTCGTACATTATGTGATAAACTAGATGAGACAGTTTCTCAGGTTCTTAATCTAATTGAGCAAAAATCCAATGCTGAACTGTATCAGATCTCCTGGTATGAGAAATGGACTTTAGGAAGAATGATCCAGTTTAATACCTCTTCGCCTTATACTAATTCAAGAAGGAGGATTCGTCAGTGGAAAAAACAACATAACATTACATAG
- a CDS encoding helix-turn-helix domain-containing protein has translation MKTGTFKVYLGIFAPMARENLYESLEVYYEKVDCCPLRDRQFNFFEFVYVISGEGYHVINGNHVAFAAGDLFLITPKDCHAFDLDGICEFMIIRFAPNYVKTYSWRSIDHIECLLYYASHLSGSILVNADDRQAVASLIAVIQRAVGQHNVYQEDLLRHLVNAIIVVAARNISVTKPENLSAHADVRILNILNYIQEHIRFPDRLKIGIIAQQFNLSPTYLGNYFRKQCNESIQQYISSYRIRQIEHRLRFSDRRVHEIAAEFGFADESHINKFFKRHKGLSLKAYRIGIRN, from the coding sequence ATGAAAACAGGTACATTTAAAGTGTATTTGGGTATCTTTGCACCTATGGCCAGAGAGAATTTGTATGAATCGTTGGAGGTATATTATGAGAAAGTTGACTGCTGTCCTTTACGCGACCGCCAGTTTAATTTCTTTGAATTTGTTTATGTTATATCGGGCGAGGGATACCACGTGATTAATGGTAACCATGTGGCTTTCGCTGCCGGAGATTTATTTCTGATCACACCTAAGGATTGTCACGCATTTGATCTCGATGGTATTTGTGAATTTATGATCATCCGATTTGCCCCAAATTATGTCAAGACTTACAGCTGGCGGAGCATAGACCATATCGAATGTTTATTATACTATGCATCCCACCTTTCCGGATCTATTTTGGTTAATGCAGATGATAGGCAGGCGGTTGCTTCTTTAATTGCTGTTATCCAACGTGCCGTTGGCCAGCACAATGTTTATCAAGAAGATCTGTTAAGGCATCTTGTCAACGCAATTATTGTTGTTGCGGCGAGAAATATATCGGTTACAAAACCTGAAAATCTTTCAGCTCATGCTGATGTGCGTATATTAAATATCCTGAATTACATACAGGAGCACATCCGTTTCCCGGACCGACTGAAAATTGGAATAATCGCCCAACAGTTTAACCTATCGCCAACTTATCTTGGTAACTATTTTCGCAAGCAGTGCAATGAATCCATACAGCAATATATTTCTTCCTACCGCATTCGACAGATTGAACACCGTTTGCGGTTCAGCGACCGAAGGGTGCATGAGATCGCAGCTGAATTTGGTTTCGCAGATGAGAGTCACATCAATAAGTTTTTCAAAAGACACAAAGGATTGAGCCTCAAAGCTTATCGCATCGGTATACGTAACTGA
- a CDS encoding helix-turn-helix domain-containing protein, translated as MESPAEILPGIIFYSYLSSQRKEKACVWNHHTLVMQVSGQMTLETSEQNIVISAGEVLLVHKNQLGTLTKTPENGGYYETVVISLQEDLMRKIALEEKLEAQGKYTGLLNLCLPNNDFLKGYFQSILPYARSSGAEMTDEMGLLKVKEGIKLMLLAVPALRNFLFDFSEPYKIDLERFMLSNYHFNVPVEKFAQLTGRSLSSFKRDFQKTFGMPPRKWLQHKRLDEARHLIERKNKKPSSIYLDLGFETLSHFSNAFKKKFGKAPTAGR; from the coding sequence ATGGAAAGCCCAGCAGAAATCCTTCCCGGCATTATATTTTATTCGTACCTCTCTTCGCAGCGGAAAGAAAAGGCCTGTGTCTGGAACCACCACACGTTGGTCATGCAGGTTTCGGGTCAGATGACGCTGGAGACTTCGGAGCAGAATATCGTCATTAGTGCCGGAGAAGTACTGCTTGTCCACAAAAATCAGCTAGGGACACTCACCAAAACACCAGAAAATGGTGGCTATTATGAAACGGTGGTCATATCGCTTCAGGAGGACCTGATGCGCAAAATCGCTCTTGAAGAAAAACTGGAGGCTCAGGGTAAATATACGGGGCTCCTCAATCTATGTCTTCCGAATAATGATTTTTTGAAAGGGTACTTTCAATCCATCCTTCCCTACGCCCGCAGCTCTGGTGCTGAAATGACTGATGAAATGGGACTTTTGAAGGTGAAAGAGGGAATCAAATTGATGTTGCTTGCTGTTCCGGCGCTCCGCAACTTTTTGTTTGATTTCTCTGAACCTTATAAGATAGACCTGGAAAGATTTATGCTCAGTAATTATCATTTCAATGTTCCTGTTGAAAAGTTCGCTCAGCTCACAGGGAGAAGCCTCTCCAGCTTCAAAAGAGATTTTCAGAAGACCTTTGGCATGCCCCCACGGAAGTGGCTGCAGCACAAAAGGTTGGACGAGGCGCGGCATCTAATTGAACGTAAGAACAAAAAGCCCTCATCTATCTATCTGGATCTTGGGTTTGAAACCCTCTCCCATTTTTCTAACGCCTTTAAAAAGAAATTTGGAAAGGCACCGACTGCTGGTAGATAA
- a CDS encoding aldehyde dehydrogenase family protein — MKIINQHYVDGQFRPSTGTDKMDIINPSDESLIGQVVLGNEQDMEAAIVAASAALPSFSQTSRKQRMGYLQRLHDALMERLDDLQEVTTTEYGATVQRSRWSNQYAAETFLYFKEILKDFSFERRIGQSAMAMVPVGVTGIMTAWNANSGSICVKLAAAIAAGCTVVIKPSEMSAMQSQVLVECFDRAGLPGGVINMVHGRGDILGTVLSTHPAVAKILFTGSTMVGKIIARNAVDTMKRVTLELSGKSPNIILNDADLNTAIPMAINAAFMNSGQACIAGTRLLVPEADLPEVKDILLKTMATQKVGDPRDEHTVIGPMASQKQFDRIQHYIRRGIDEGAEVLVGGLGKPDGFQNGFYVKPTIFTGVSNDMTIAQEEIFGPVLSVITYKTEEEAIAIANDTVYGLHAYVSSSDIERAQRVAAQINAGRVAINTISHDALAPFGGFKQSGLGREGGLYGLEEQLEPKVIIS, encoded by the coding sequence ATGAAAATAATCAACCAGCATTATGTCGATGGCCAATTTCGGCCTTCGACAGGTACCGACAAGATGGATATAATTAATCCTTCGGATGAAAGCCTCATCGGTCAAGTCGTATTGGGCAATGAGCAGGATATGGAGGCTGCAATAGTTGCTGCATCAGCAGCTTTACCTTCTTTTTCTCAAACAAGCAGAAAACAGCGCATGGGCTACCTACAGCGATTACACGATGCGCTGATGGAGCGTCTCGACGACCTGCAGGAAGTAACCACAACAGAGTACGGTGCAACAGTACAACGGTCGCGCTGGTCAAACCAGTATGCTGCAGAGACCTTCCTCTACTTTAAGGAAATCCTTAAGGATTTTTCTTTCGAACGCCGCATAGGCCAGTCGGCAATGGCTATGGTGCCGGTCGGCGTAACTGGTATCATGACGGCCTGGAATGCCAATTCAGGTTCCATATGCGTGAAGCTGGCGGCAGCGATTGCAGCTGGCTGTACCGTCGTGATCAAGCCGAGTGAAATGAGTGCGATGCAATCTCAGGTTCTGGTCGAGTGCTTCGACAGGGCAGGCCTTCCAGGCGGCGTAATCAATATGGTCCATGGACGCGGAGATATTTTGGGTACGGTGTTGTCTACCCACCCTGCCGTGGCCAAGATTCTGTTCACAGGTTCTACAATGGTCGGAAAGATCATCGCCCGTAATGCAGTGGACACGATGAAGCGCGTCACACTGGAACTCAGCGGAAAATCACCCAACATCATTCTCAATGATGCTGATCTCAATACTGCAATACCAATGGCGATAAATGCAGCCTTTATGAATAGTGGTCAGGCCTGTATTGCTGGTACACGACTGCTGGTACCGGAAGCAGATTTGCCAGAGGTTAAAGATATCTTGCTTAAAACGATGGCTACACAAAAAGTAGGTGATCCAAGAGATGAGCATACGGTCATCGGGCCGATGGCCAGTCAGAAACAATTTGACCGGATACAGCATTACATCAGACGTGGCATCGACGAGGGAGCGGAAGTTTTAGTTGGTGGTCTGGGCAAACCGGATGGATTTCAGAACGGATTTTACGTCAAACCCACTATATTTACAGGTGTAAGTAATGATATGACGATTGCACAGGAAGAAATTTTCGGGCCTGTATTATCCGTTATTACCTACAAAACTGAAGAAGAAGCTATTGCCATTGCCAACGATACCGTATATGGACTGCATGCTTATGTAAGCAGTTCAGACATCGAGCGGGCGCAGCGAGTGGCTGCACAGATCAATGCAGGCAGGGTCGCGATCAATACGATCTCTCACGATGCACTGGCGCCATTCGGCGGATTTAAACAATCGGGTCTGGGAAGAGAAGGAGGCTTATATGGCCTCGAAGAACAATTAGAACCAAAAGTAATCATAAGCTAA
- a CDS encoding helix-turn-helix domain-containing protein, which translates to MECKNDISEKAKDAATGPRIVLNSYSGNTIEGEAFVADHIFSYILQGKQDVWLADQKHSYHEGDFRFFRRNQLTKYVKSTTDGSFRSIAVHIDQCTLKEMEMSEQYGLKADSIINPHTAMLIQSGALLKGFVDSLVPYLQQQMDERIVALKARELVLLLIQHNPAFKNVLFDFNEPGKIDLEAFMNSHYRYNVPMERFAFLTGRSLSGFKRDFEKQFHTSPGRWLLQKRLDTARFLIEQQKEKPSDVYLDLGFEDLSHFSFAYKKEFGYAPNKKHS; encoded by the coding sequence ATGGAATGCAAAAATGATATTTCTGAAAAAGCAAAAGATGCTGCTACAGGCCCTAGAATAGTGCTGAATTCGTATTCCGGCAATACGATCGAGGGCGAAGCGTTTGTAGCAGATCATATCTTCAGCTATATCCTCCAGGGTAAACAGGATGTCTGGCTTGCTGATCAAAAGCACTCTTATCATGAAGGAGACTTCCGGTTTTTCCGACGCAACCAGCTCACCAAATACGTGAAAAGTACTACAGACGGAAGTTTCAGGTCTATAGCTGTGCATATCGATCAATGCACCTTAAAGGAAATGGAAATGAGCGAGCAGTACGGGTTGAAAGCCGATAGCATAATTAATCCCCATACAGCAATGCTGATCCAGTCGGGCGCATTACTGAAAGGTTTTGTAGATTCTTTGGTTCCTTACCTGCAGCAGCAAATGGATGAACGCATTGTTGCTCTAAAAGCTAGAGAGCTTGTTTTGCTGCTTATTCAGCATAATCCTGCCTTTAAAAATGTGTTGTTTGATTTTAATGAACCGGGTAAGATAGATCTGGAAGCTTTTATGAACAGCCATTACCGCTACAATGTACCTATGGAACGTTTTGCTTTTCTTACGGGCCGCAGCCTCTCGGGGTTTAAGCGCGATTTTGAAAAGCAGTTTCATACTAGTCCGGGCAGATGGCTGTTGCAGAAGCGTCTGGATACAGCCCGTTTCTTGATCGAACAGCAAAAAGAGAAACCATCCGATGTGTACCTGGATCTGGGGTTTGAGGACCTCTCCCATTTTTCCTTTGCCTACAAAAAGGAATTTGGTTATGCGCCAAATAAAAAACATTCATAA